The Levilactobacillus namurensis genomic interval ACAAAAAATAGGATTCATCAAAGCCGCCAATTGATTCAAATATACTAGTTCTAAAAAGCATAAAAGATCCGGGAACATTCTCGGCATCATGAATACTAGAATATCCATCCGGTAAATTAACAAATCGGGCTTTTCTCTTCTTAAAAATTGGAAGCCCAATAAATCTAAGCGCCATATCTGCAATAGTCGCTTCTTTTTTTAATAAGTGTTGGATTTTGCCACTCGGAAATTTAATCAATGGAGAAAGCAATCCATATTGTGGATTACTTTCCATATAATTTATCATCTTTTTTATTTGAACATCATCACTTACGTACACATCAGGATTAACAACAAAATGATAATCACTTTTAAGATTACTTAGTACCGCATTATTACCGTATGCAACCCCCCCATTTTTAGAAGAGTTAATTACACATATTCTATTATCCTTGTATTTTTTTAAGAACTTTCTAAGTCTATCATTTTCAGAAGAATTATTTACTAGATAAATTTTGCAATCGAAATCTCGCATAACAGATAGCATATTGAGAACAAATTTTTCAATTTGATCATTGCTATTATTATAAAGAACTGTAGTTACAGAAACAGATACCATCAAATTCTCCTTAACTAATATGCCCCATTGGGTTTAAAAAATACAGTTACTGTTTTAACCAATACATATAAATCAAAAAGGCAACTACGTTGATTTATATACCTCAGATCTAGATCAACCATTTCACTAAATCCAACACTATTTCTTGCAGTAACTTGCCACAATCCCGTACACCCTGGTTTAACAAGTAACCGCTGTTTATCATAATCTGTATATTCTTTAACCTCTCTAGGAAGAGGCGGACGTGGCCCAACCAAACTCATTTGTCCTAAAAGAACATTCATTAATTGTGGTAACTCATCAACACTGTATTTTCTAATGAATTTTCCAACCTTCGTGACTCTAGGGTCATCTTTCATCTTAAACATTGCACCATCGACTTCGTTTTTATCAACAAGTTTATTGAGCATCTTATCAGCATCCACTACCATTGAACGAAATTTATACATTTTAAAAGGTGCCTTATGCTTTCCCAAACGAATTTGCGAATAAAAAAATACTAAGCTTAGAGGCATAGAAGTTACCCGACGGGGTGCTCCTATGCCTCTATTACTTTATAGTGGTAGTGAAGACAGGCCGTGGGCGCTTTGGGTCCTTGAGACCGTAATAAAAAATGGCCGCTTCACTGGTTTTAGTCAATTTGATCAAAGTATTTGGGCTCTCGAAGCCGTGTTTTGAAAACGAGATTAC includes:
- a CDS encoding glycosyltransferase; translated protein: MVSVSVTTVLYNNSNDQIEKFVLNMLSVMRDFDCKIYLVNNSSENDRLRKFLKKYKDNRICVINSSKNGGVAYGNNAVLSNLKSDYHFVVNPDVYVSDDVQIKKMINYMESNPQYGLLSPLIKFPSGKIQHLLKKEATIADMALRFIGLPIFKKRKARFVNLPDGYSSIHDAENVPGSFMLFRTSIFESIGGFDESYFLYMEDSDITRKVNQVSKSVFFPDAFVYHEWQRENRKSVRGVIQMLRSMKIYFNKWGWKLW